A DNA window from Panthera tigris isolate Pti1 chromosome X, P.tigris_Pti1_mat1.1, whole genome shotgun sequence contains the following coding sequences:
- the ZNF674 gene encoding zinc finger protein 674 isoform X2: MAMFQESLTFRDVFVDFTLEEWRCLDSAQKNLYRDVMLENYSHLVSVGQLVPKPDVVIRLGQGGEARTAEGETPTRNPLGCADGVNLPTTVSSRLSSSVPSRPDSTLPVVRILLASMLPSHSPVFCVISVFTENRST, encoded by the exons ATGGCCATGTTCCAG GAGTCCTTGACCTTCCGGGACGTGTTTGTGGACTTCACCCTGGAGGAGTGGCGATGTCTGGACTCGGCTCAGAAGAACCTGTACAGGGACGTCATGCTGGAGAACTACAGCCACCTGGTCTCCGTGG GACAGCTAGTTCCCAAACCCGATGTGGTCATCAGATTGGGACAAGGAGGAGAGGCCAggacagcagagggagagacCCCGACGCGGAACCCTCTGG GTTGTGCAGATGGTGTCAACCTTCCCACGACCGTGTCCTCTCGTCTCAGCTCCTCAGTCCCTTCCAGACCTGACTCGACCCTGCCTGTTGTCAGGATCCTGCTCGCATCAAtgcttccctcccactcccctgTCTTCTGTGTCATCTCTGTATTCACTGAAAACAGGTCAACCTGA